The Desulfobacterales bacterium genome contains the following window.
TCACACTCCTTATCGCCGGCAAACCTGCGGATGAGCTGCCGGCAAAGGGTTGTCTTGCCCGTGCCCACCTCCCCGATCACTACATTCAGACCGCGACGCAGGCGTAAGGCGAGTTCCAGTTTCTGCAGGCACTCGATGTGCTGCCGGGACTGGAAAAAGTATTCCGGATCGGGCGAATTGGAAAACGGTTCCTTGATCAGATGAATGATACGAAAATAATCCATTTATCGACACTTTATTGCGGAACTACTTCAGGTTTAATTGCCGGAGGCTTCTGTTCCGCCGGTTTTGGTTGAATCGCTTCAAATGGTTGTTCTTTGAGAATATGCGGGGTAATGAATATCAGCAGGTCTTCCATTGCTCCCTTATCGCTATCACTTTTAAAAAGCCAGCCCAATAAGGGAATATCCTTCAAGGAAGGCACACCGGTTTCAGTCTTATCGGTTTTCTCCTTTGTCAGCCCGCCGATAACGGTTGTTTGCCCGTCAAAGAGCAAAATATTAGTTTCTGCCATTTTAGTTGATATAGTGGGGCCTATAGTCCCTTCTTTCAAAATCTCGTCCTTATTTGTCTTAATTTGCAGCTTCAACATTTTGCCATCAATTACATGGGGAGTGACTTCCAAACTAAGTGTTGCCTTCTTATATTCGACCTTAACGGTATTGTCCTGAATGGATTGATACGGCGAGTCAGTACCGCTTTCGATAATCGCCTTCTGGTTGTCTAAAGTAGTAATGGACGGGCTTGAAAGAATATTTATTTTGTTATCTTTCTGCAGAGCTGAAAGCTGAACATTCAAAATATAACTCCCGATACTTTGTGTAACATACCCGATGGTCATGGGAAGGCTGCCCGTAATTTCGGCGGCTGGAAAATTAGACACCAGCCCGGAGGTGGGATCAATCGCAGTGCCGACGGTATTTCCCATAACCCCCGATGTATTGGCCCCGGAAGTAATCCAAGTGTTACCACCCCCCTTATAAAGCCCGCCCCACTGAACCCCCAACTCACGGGCGGTGTCCTTGGTTGCCTCAACGATATGGGCTTCAATCAGAATTTGATGGGTCGGCCGGTCCAGTTTTTCAATAATCGGCAGGATTGCATCGATATCGGCCTGAATGGCCTGGATAATAAGTGAGTTGGTGTGCTCGTCCACCATGATCGACCCGATCGGTTTGCCCTCCGCATTTAAGGTGAGAAATTTTTCCAAATTTGCTTTCAGTTTCACAGCTTCAGAATAATTGATCTTAACAACCTGAGTCATAGGCTGCGCCACCAGCCGAAAGCCCTGCTTCTGGGACTCCCTCTTGAGGTCTTGCGCCATATCCTCCATGGTCATGATGCGGATGATGTCCCCTTCCCAGCTATAGGTCAGTCCGTGGGTGCGCAACAGCGCTTTAAAGACCTGATCCCAGGGCGCCTTGCTGATATTGATGTTGGCCTTGCCTTTAACCTTCTCGTTAATCATGATATTCTGATCGGCGGCCTTGGCCAATGCCCGGAGCAGGACGGTCACGTCAATATCATGCATTTTCATACTGACAGGCGTTGTGGGAAGCAGCTTTTCAAATTCCACGGTTGGTCTTACTTCAGTCGGTCTTGCTGCCGTGGTGGAAATTTCAGGCTGAGTTACGGTCGGCGGTTTTTCAACAGGCTTTTTGACTGAGGGAGAATATCCGCGCGAGCTTTCCGCCATTATTTTCCACTTGTCGAAAAAGGTATCTTTTTTAACGTCCTTTTTCTGCGCGCATCCACCGATCATGATCGCGATCATAACGAAAGCAGCAAGCCATGGCGCTGATTTTTTACAATAATGATTAACAGTCATATTAAGGTTCCCATATTTGTCTTGAGGCGCATTGCCTTCGCCCGATCTTCACACCCGGATTCTGTGTGGTTCAAAGCCTAAGTACTCTCTTTCGTAAATTCACTCACGTATTCTGCAATATAGATTTTGAGACACCTTCTTTGAAATCCCCCTTGCCCCCTTTAATAAAGGGGGAATTTTTACCCCTCCCTTTTTTAAAGAGAGACCGCCTGCCTGTGCGTGCCCGCACGCAGACAGGGGAGGAATTTTAGCACGTTAACGTATTTATAAAAATATGTACTAAGTTCATGGGGAAGAGCCGCCACAAACCGGATACGGCGGAAACGTGCACGTCGTCTTCGAAACAAGCCGTAATTACCTTGTCTCTTTGAGTGGCAGAATAATCTCATCGGCCGTTCCCGGGACCGCGATGACCACCTGTTTGGGATCGATGCTTTTTATAACCGGCCCGCCCCGGCCCAGTTCGTCGCCAAGCTCATATTCGACCCCATTGATGATGGCCAGCCTTTGTGCTCCCATTTCCAGATATCCGGTATACACTCGACTTTCTTCTGCTTTGGCCTCTTTCCTGCTTTCCACGATCACTTCCGCTCTGGTTTCCGCTTGGCGCTCCATATGCCAGAAAGGATCCTGGCTCCATTCGCTCCTGGCCTGCCGGATGATATACATATCTGTTTCCGTAAACGCATCTTTGAGGCTGTTGGCAACATCGGCGATAAATTTGTTGGTATCGGCAACACCGGTTACCGCGACTGCCGGTTTTTTTTTGGCGCCGGAAGAACTAAACAGAAAGTTGTAAAGGCCGAACACAACAACTACCGACATTATAACCAGAATGACCTTTTCACGTTTTGCCATGAGAGAACCCGCAGGCTGAAGGCTGAAGGCTGAAGGCTGAAGGCTATTCGTCACGCCTCCGGCAGTATCCAGCCTTTATTCCCTTATTACCTTCACCTCTGCTCCTTTCAGCCTTCTATCTTCGCCCTTCAGTCTAATTTCCTTCAATCTTCAGTCTATCCACCTTCAGCCTTCAGCCTAATTTCCTTCAGCCTATCCCTTTAGTTTCCTTAATCAGCCAGATCTTCAGGCGAACTTCCTTGCCGCCGTCAATATTTTGAAGCTTTATTTGCTCTATTTGTTCAAGATACGGCAAATTACCCAGCTCCATCAGAAATTCACGCAGCTTAAAAAAATCCCCTTTCACGACGACATTCATCAACAGAAAGCCGGATCCGTTAAGGCTGGATTCAACATCAGGGGAAACTTCCACCACCTTGAGACCGGACTTGCCGGCAAGTTCATAAAAAACAGAAACAATGCTTTCCGTTTTATCCTGGGTAAGCTTTTCCGCTTTCGGGAAAGCCACCCCTTCCGGGAGCTTGAGATCGCCCTCAATCAGCATCTTCTGGAAAAGTGGAGAGAGCAGTTCCTGGGTTTCAATCTTTGTGTTGAGCTGTTTAATATTTTTATCCAAAGCTGCCAGGGTGCGATAATCCGGGTAAATCATCAGCAGAATAATAACCAGAATGACCACACCGAATAATGCGAAATAAAAAAGGCTTCTCTGGGAGAACTTGACAATTTCCATTATATTACGCCAGCTCCAATTGAGCGGTAAACCGCAGCGCCTCGGTATTTTCAAACAACTCTACGGTTTGCCTTTGAATTTTAGCCTGACGCACAATCGGTGATTTTTTCAAATTGACCAAATAATTGGCCAATGCCGATTCGAATGTCAACCGGTCCCCCAGGATGACACCATCCAGGATTAACATCTTTTTTACATTTTTATCAGCGGCTTTTTTATCTGATGTTTTTGGATCCTCTATGCCTCCCAGTTCTACTGTCAAATTCAGCAGTTTCACATTGGAGGGGGTCATTTTGGCAACCTCACCGATCACCGCCACTCCCATGTACCGGCGTCCCACCCTATTCAGGGCCGTGATCTTCTCCTGTTTTTGGGCAACCATCTGAATAATCAGGTTCTGATCAACGTAGGGGATGGAGCTGTCCACCTGCCGCTGCAACTGGTTTTGTACAATCTTCTTCAATCTGATCAAATGACCCTGCCAGTAGTTGATGCCGATACAAAGGGTCAGCAATAAAACAATGATACCGAATGCCGCGCGGTTAAGCAGGAGAACCGTCGCCAGCTGCTGTTTTTCTTTGTGCGTGTAGATAAAATTCGGTGTTATCGAATTGTCCGACAGGGCCATGCCGACAGCCGGAACCAAGCCCCCCCTCTCCCCTTCCGCCTCAGGGATCGTGACATTCTCTAAAAAGGACGGGGCGGTTTTGAAGGGGTCAATCACTTCAATCGGGAGATCCAGCTGCTTGCCGATATACTCAACAATTTCCGGGTTGGTGCAAACCTGGCCGGAAACAAAGATTTTACCGACAGCATCCCGGGTATAATGTAAGTTGTAATGTTCGATGGTACGTTCCACCTGCCGGATGACCCGTTCTAGAGCCGGCCGGATCATTTGAAAAATTTCTTCCTTTTGATACGTGACCCCTTCAAACGCTATGTCGGCTTCCTTTGGGTTTTGAATCAGCAGCTGAAACAGCTTGGAGGCCAAATCGTCATCCGGCGAGGCCTCTTTTCCAATATCCGCCATTTCTGCAGGGGTCATGTCGCCTGACGCCGGCGTTTGGGCAGGACCATCGACCGCCTCCCGGATAGTTTCGATCATGCTGATGACTCCGGCCTTGATATCCCTTGATAAGACAAGGTTTCCTTCCGAAAAAACAGCAATGCGCGACCAGTCCTTGCCGATAAACAAATTACATAAATTTTTTACACCCGGATCCATCCACTGGGTCCGCAAGAGGTTCTGAACCGCAAACGGAACAATGGATATACCGGTCAGGGGATAGCCGCTCTTTTCAAATATATTTTTCAGTTCCTGAATTTCCTGGATGGGTGCGGAGTAACAAATGACCTCTATTCTGCGGACCCCGGCATCCGTGATTTCTCCCAATATTTCAAAATCAAACAGATCGGTTTTTTCATTAAATGAAACTTCTTTTTTATATGTCCAGTAGACCGCGTTATGTATCTGCTTGTTCGGCACTTTGGGGATCTTTACATATCTTGTCTCAACATTGGCGGAAGAAATCGCGCTCCAAATTTCTATAGCTCTGGCGCTGCCGCAAAAAGTTGTTAAGGCCGACTTTAAAAATCGGGAAAACTGGGGATCGTTTTTATTAAGATCGGTTTCAAATGGAATGATGGAATAATCGAGTAATTCCATCTTCTTTTCAGTTGATTGACTGATGGCCACCAGTCTCAGCGTATTTCTGCCGATATCGACGCCGACGACAGTTTTTTTCTTGAAGGGAATGACCTTTTTGATGGATGCCGTCAGTCCGACAGCCAACGACTGGGAAGGACTGCTATCCGGAGATTCAGGGTCCTTTCCGTCCTTGCTCCGAATCAGATCAAGAAGGCGTTCAGTTGAAGATATCTCATCTTGTCGCGCCAAACTATTACTCCATAAGTTTTTTTTGTTCAGTGAAAACGAAGAGATTTTTCCAAGAAAGCAGTTTCAAATCCAGTTTGTTGAAAAATCCCCCCAGCCCCCCTTTGGAGACTGTGTCGTAATTGCAAAAACAGCTTGTTTTTCTTTACGTCACGCCGGACTTGATCCCCGCAAAACACGGGATCTTCGACCGGCATCCAGGAGCATATCTACGCAAAAACATTCTGGATTCCGGGTCGAGCCCGGAATGACAAAAAATCTTTGAACTCTGTTTTCTTTAATTGCGACACACCCTCTTGCCAAAGGGAGTTTCCGTTCAGTCACTAATTATTGGAGAAGTTAGCGAATTGACGGTCTGAACGGTCCTGCCCTGTCAATATAAGTTAATTAATTTACTAAAAATTATCACGATTTGTCAAGTTCTAAAGACTTTTAAAGATCATGTGGGCGACGGGTTATAGCGACCCTGTAAATGTTCAACCCCGGAGGGACAGCTTTGGTCTATCCCGGAGGGCATGATTTCTGCTAATGCCATTGGCGAAATTCAAAATCCCTGGCCCAGACCGTTATACCAACGTCTGGAACGAACAAACTTTTAGGAACAGAAAAATCCGTTCCGGCAAATAAGCCTGTTGTGTCGAACCAGGGCGGGCCGAATATCGATATTCAATTACACCCAGCAGTTGCATAAAAAATTCCTTGCTAAAACATAATTTTGTCTATATAAATAAAGGGTTTTGAAACTATTTGTAAATATTATAGATTTTGTTTTCAAACCGCATTAATGACCTGATCTGTTGATGATATCGCTCAACAATTGATCATATGCCCTTGAAGGAAACCTGAAAATGAAAGACGGCCGAAAAACCCGGGTCTATCTGACCGACCAATTTGTCCTGACCGGCTTTGGCCTGGCGGCAATGTACTGGGTTCTCGATTCTTTTTTATATATCTTCCTGTCCTACGACGCCAATTTTTTTCATAGGCTCACCGGCGTCGATATCAGCGGGGTATGGACGCGTTTGATTGTCTGCTGTCTCTTCATTATTTTCGGCTCCCATGCCCAATACACCTTTAATCAGCGTAAAAAAGTGGAGGAGGCCCTGACAGACAGCGAAGAAAAGTATCGAACCATCGTTGAAAGCCTTGAAGACGGCTATTATGAGATTGACCTGAGCGGAAATTTCAAGTTCTTTAACGACGCCATGTGCAGCATCATGGGGTATGAGCGGGATGCAATGGAAGGCATCAATATCAAACGCTTTGCGGATGAAGAAAACGCCAAAAAGATCTTTGACATGTTTAACAATGTCCTGAATACCGATAAATCAATCAAGGCGTTCGACAGTACGATTATTCGAAAAGACGGAACGATCCGGGTCGTGGAATCCTCCGTATCTTTAATCAAGGATACAAAGTATCAGTCCACCGGATTCAGGGGCATCATCCGTGATGTCACCGAACGGAAACAGGCAGAAGCCCTGACACAGGAAAAAATTGCTGCTGAAGCCGCCAGCCGTTCCAAAAGCGAGTTTCTGGCCAATATGAGCCATGAAATCAGAACCCCTTTGAATTCCATTACCGGTTTGACCGAACTGGTGCTGGACACCAAATTAAGTTCCGACCAGCGCGAGGATCTGGAAGTTGTCAAAGCGGCTTCTTTTTCACTCTTATCGGTTATCAATGATATCCTGGACTTTTCCAAAATCGAAGCCGGCAGGCTGGAACTCGATGAAATTCCTTTTGAGCTAAGAGATTTTCTGGGAGAATCCATCCGGATTCTCGGTATACGGGCCCACGAAAAAGGGGTTGAATTGGCGTATCGGGTTGCACCCGATGTGCCGGACCGGTTTTTAGGCGATCCCGCCAGATTTCGTCAGGTACTGCTGAATTTGGCCGGTAACGCCATTAAATTTACCGATCATGGAGAAGTCGTTGTTTCGGTGACAAAAGAACAGCTGTCTGAAACCGGCGCCATTTTACATTTTTCAGTAAGGGATACCGGCATCGGAATTCCTAAAGATAAACATACCAGCATATTTCAAGCCTTTCAGCAGGCCGACGGCAGCACCTCGCGTCGTTTCGGCGGTACCGGCCTCGGACTGGCCGTTTCTTCCCAACTGGTGGAACTGATGGGAGGACGCATCTGGCTGGAAAGCGAACCGGGCAAGGGCAGCAACTTCCATTATACCGCCCGCTTTAAATTGGACCCGGAGGCAGAGGATGTCATGCCGCTGCAACCCGATTTCGATGTTTCCGGCATGCGGGTGCTGGTGGTAGACGATAATTCCACCCATCTGGAAATCATCCGGGAACTGCTTGAGAGTTGGAACATGTCGCCCACAACTGCTGCCGACGCCAAGTCGGCTCAGCGGATCTTATCGGTTTCCGGTTCTACAGTCCCACCGTTCAAAGTGGCTGTTATCGACGCCGACATGCCGGAATCAGATGGTTTTAAGCTTGCCATCGGTATCAACAAGCAAGCCTCCCTGGGGCTGCCGATCATCATGATGCTGACGCATTCTTCACTACGCAGCCATCCTGATTTAAAGGGCATCGGTGTTAAAGCAACCGTAACCAAACCGGTCCGGTCATCAGACCTGCTGGATGCGATTAAAACCGCCTTCCATACGGGCGAAAGCCGGCAGGAGATAACGCCCAAAGTTCTCAAACCCCTGATGCAATTTGACAAACAGCCGCTGCGAATTCTGGTTGTCGAAGATACGCCGTTTAACCAAAAGTTTATCCAGCGTCTGCTGAACCGTTGGGGGCACCAGGCGGTTATAGTTGAAAACGGCATCAAGGCGGTAGAGGCTGTCACCAAGCAGTCTTTTGATATTATCCTGATGGATGTCCAGATGCCGAAAATGGATGGATTCGAAGCCACCGCTGAAATACGCAAGCTGGAGGCCCAGACTGGCAACCATATTCCCATCATCGCCATGACGGCCCATGCCATGAAAGGCGACCGCGAGCGCTGTCTGGCCGCCGGAATGGATGACTACATCTCCAAGCCGATCTCTTCCGATGCCCTTCAGAATATGATTGCAGAACTCGTTCCGGCCGCCAAAGCCTCACCAAAGCCTCCTCCAAAGAGCGCACCGAAAGGGACTCCGGCTGTAATTGACGAAAAAACACTCTTAAACGCATTTGACAACGACTGGGTTTTTTTTCGTGAAGCGGTGGGCATGTTCCTGAACGATTTTCCCCAGATGCTGTCCAATATTGGAGCAGCCGTTAAAGCCAATGATGCTAAAGAACTTCGAATGACGGCCCATGCCCTCAAGGGCATGGTGGGAAACTTTCAGGCCAAAACAACCGCCCTGGCCGCCCTGGCACTTGAAGAAATGGGACGGAACCAGGATTTTAAAGGTGTTGAAGAAGCTTTTGAAAAACTGTCCGGTGAAATGGAAGATCTAAAGCAGACACTCATCACCATAGCCAAGGAAGAAAATCATTGAATATCCTCATCGCAGAAGATGACGCCATTACCCTGAGCCGAATTTGTCATTTTTTAGAAAAATGGGATCACCATGTCATCACAGCCAAAGACGGGTTGGAGGCCCTTGAAAAATTTCTTTCCCAAGATGTCGACATCGTTCTGACCGACTGGAACATGCCCGAAATGGACGGGCTGGAGCTGATTCGCCATATCAACAAGCATAGCAGCGACAAACCCTATGTTTACGTTATTTTTCTGACCTCCCGGGGTGATAAGGATGATGTTGTTGCAGCGTTGTCCGAGGAAGGTGTTGATGATTACCTTGTAAAACCGTTCGACCCGGATGAGCTTAAGGCCCGCATCGGGGTAGGCCAGCGAACAGTTCGGATCGAAAGGGCCCTCAAAGAGTATGGCCAGGGGCTGGAGAAGATCGTACAGAAACAGACCCTTGTGATTCGTGAAACCCAGGAAGAAACCATCTACCGGCTCTTGACCGCCCTTGAAACCCGGGATGAAGAAACCGGCGGACATGTTCGCCGCATCGCCCTGTCCAGCTCAGTCATAGCAGAAGCCATCGGTTGGGATGCAGACAAAGTCGAGGATTTGCGCCTGGCCGCCCCCATGCACGACATCGGCAAAATCGGCGTCCCCGACGCGATCCTGCTGAAACCCGGCAAACTCACCGCCGAAGAGTTTGAAATCATGAAAACCCACACCACTATCGGCGGACAGATACTGGCGGGATCCCACTTTCGCATGCTGCAGATTGCCCACGATATCGCCATTTCTCATCATGAAAAATGGAGCGGTAAGGGCTACCCCATAGGTTTGGCGGAGGAAAACATTCCGCTGGTCGGCCGGATTTTGGCCATAGTGGATGTTTTTGATGCCCTTAGCCACGATCGCATCTATCATAAGGCCGAGCCTGAAGAGAAAGTCATTCAAATCATGCAGGCGGGCCGCGGTTCCCATTTTGACCCCAAGCTCTATGATCTGTTTATTGAACTTCTTCCCAAAATAAGGGCGATCGCAGCAGAAAATCCGTAAAATGAAAGGAGTCTGTATTAATTATGAAGGATCAATATTTTCAGGAAAACAAATGGTGGGTCAGCCCTTATAATTTCGTTGATGAAGTTCGCAAAAAAATCGATTTGCCTTCAAAAGTTCAGATTCACGATGCCACTTTACGGGACGGTGAACAAACTCCCGGCGTGGTTTTCAGGAAGGACGACAAGATCAGAATCGCTCAACTGCTTGACGAGGTGGGCATTGATCGTATTGAAGCCGGAATGCCGGCCGTTTCCGATGAAGACTTTGAAGCCATCAAAGCCATCAGCAAACTGGGATTAAAAGCGAAGATTTTCACTTTTGCCAGGGCCATGACCGTGGACATAGACAAAGCCATTGATTGCGGCGCCCACGGGGTTGTGATTGAAATACCCATCGGTTATCCCAAGTTGAAATACCAGTTCAAGTGGACCTGGGAAGACGTTTTGAGAAAAAGCGTGGATTGCATCAATTACGCCAAAAAACAAGGCTTGTACGTGATCTATTTCCCCTACGATACCACCCGCGCCAGAGAGGAAGATCTCACGAATCTGTTGACAAAAATAATGGCGCATTCACCGCCTGACTCCCTCGGCATCGTCGATACGATGGGTTGCGCGCTGCCGGAAGCGATCCAGTATCTCGTCAGAAAAGCAAAAGCCCTTACCGGACTGCCGATTGAGATTCACACCCACAATGACTTTGGAATCGGCGTGGCCACCGAACTGGCGGCCGTTGCCGCCGGTGCCGAGGTGGTGCATTCCTGTGTCAACGGGCTTGGTGAAAGAACCGGCAATGCCGCTCTGGAAGAACTCATCATGGGGCTGCATGTCCTCCTGGGGATAAAGACAGATTACCGCCTCGACAAGATCATGCCCCTGTGTAAAACGGTTCAGGAGATCTCCGGCGTTTCCCCGGCTAAAAACAAACCGGTCATCGGGGAAGGCAACTATACCCGCGAGTCCGGAATCGGTATTGATCTGGTAATGAAAAAACCCCTGGCCATGTTTGCCACCGACCCGCGATTGACAGGCCGTGAGGGAGAGGTCGTGCTGGGCAAGAAAAGCGGCAAAGCATCCGTGGAATACACCCTGGACAAACTGGGGATCACGGGTATCGACGACGAAACGGTTGCAAAAATCTTAAAGGGGGTCAAGGCGAAGGGCGCCGAGAAAAGATCGCTGCTGACGATTGATGAGTTCAAAGAAATTATAGATGGGGTGGTGAATTAATAATGAGGTAGATAGGCTGAAGGCTGTTAGGAAGTCATTCCCTTCAGCCTAACCACCTTCAGTCTATTTACCTCATTATCGTGAAGCGGCATAGTACGAAAACTTGCGTTCGATGGCACCCATTCCCTCTGCAATCAGAAAGGCAAAGAAGAAAAGCACCAGCAACATCGCCCACATGTGTTCCATTAAAAAATTGGAAGAATACAGCTCGAACAACCTGCCGAAACCGACGATGGAAACCAGCAGTTGGCCGATGATGACACCTTTTATGGCGCGGATAAAGCCCAAACGGATACCGGCCAGTATCTCCGGCAGCGCCGCCCAGACATAAATTTTGCTAAACGACTGCCAGTTGTTCGCGCCGTAACTGTGCGCCATTTCAACCAGAGACAGTGAGATACCCTTTACACCGGCACGCGCGTCCAGCACGATAATCCAGATCGCAAACAGCACGGTCGTCAGGATGATGGTTTTTTCGCCGAACCCGAACAGGGTCATCAGGACCGGCACCAGGGCTGTCAGGGGCGCGCTCAGGAACATGTTGACCCACGGCAGCAGCATCCGGTCGGCAATGATGGATCGCCCCATCAGAACCCCGATCGGTATCCCCGCAACAACGGCGATAGCCGACCCGATCAAAAAGCACTTTGCTGTGATCCAAAACGCCTTGAAGAATATCGCGGTCGGGATAATTTCGACCATCCGAATCAGAATCAGACTCAACGGCGGCAGCAGAATCGACAGGTCAAACCGCCCGATGAGTTCCCATACGATCGCCCAGATGACCAGTGAAGCCATCATCGGCAGTTTGATGCCAAATAGTTTCATACTTTCTTCTCCCTGTTATTCGATATATCGCCGCAGACCCTGCCAGATACGTTCGACCGTATCCAGATAGACGGGATCGCTTCGGATGGCATCCGGGTCGATATCGCGGCGGATATCCGGCTTGATGATTTCAGAAACCCGGCTGGGCCGCGGCAAGAGCAGGGCGATGCTGTCGGATAGATAAACCGCTTCTTCAATGGAGTGCGTAACGAAAATAAAGGTCTTTTTCTCGTTCTGCACCACGCCGAGGAGATCTTCCTGAAATTTCCGGCGGGTTTGCTCATCCACCGCCGAAAAGGGCTCATCCATCAACAGGATATCGGCATCCACTGCCAGCGCGCGCGCCAGGCCCACGCGCTGCCGCATGCCCCCCGAAAGCTGGTGCGGATAATGATTTTCAAAACCTTTCAGCCCCACACTTTCGATTTGTTTCTCGGCCATGGCCATGCGTTCGGATTTATCAACACCACGCAGTTCCAGCCCAAAGGCGACATTGCGAATGACCGAGGCCCACGGCATGAGGGCAAAATCCTGAAACACAAAGGCGCGCTCGGGTCCCGGACCGGTAACCGGCTTGCCGTTGACCGTAACCGTTCCGGAATTCGCCGGCAGCAGCCCCGCGATAATTTTCAAGAGGGTGGTTTTGCCGCAGCCGGAAGGACCCAACACGGACGTAAGCTCTCCTTTGGGAAACTGGAGCGTCATATTGCTCAGTGCCTCAACGCCTCCGGGATAAATTTTGGAAACATTTTCAACCGCAACAGCAACGGGTGCTATCGTTTCGGAAACAGATTTAGTAATCGTACTCATTGGTTTACCCTTTTGTCAGGTCTGAAGAATATATATTCGGAGCGCTCTAATATTTCGATGAAAATCACGGCAAACGCCATGATCGAAAAGATGGCCGCATACATTTTATCGTACTCGGCAACAGACTGGTTATAGGTGATAATATCGCCGATCCCTGTCGGTGTT
Protein-coding sequences here:
- a CDS encoding response regulator, whose protein sequence is MNILIAEDDAITLSRICHFLEKWDHHVITAKDGLEALEKFLSQDVDIVLTDWNMPEMDGLELIRHINKHSSDKPYVYVIFLTSRGDKDDVVAALSEEGVDDYLVKPFDPDELKARIGVGQRTVRIERALKEYGQGLEKIVQKQTLVIRETQEETIYRLLTALETRDEETGGHVRRIALSSSVIAEAIGWDADKVEDLRLAAPMHDIGKIGVPDAILLKPGKLTAEEFEIMKTHTTIGGQILAGSHFRMLQIAHDIAISHHEKWSGKGYPIGLAEENIPLVGRILAIVDVFDALSHDRIYHKAEPEEKVIQIMQAGRGSHFDPKLYDLFIELLPKIRAIAAENP
- the pilQ gene encoding type IV pilus secretin PilQ → MTVNHYCKKSAPWLAAFVMIAIMIGGCAQKKDVKKDTFFDKWKIMAESSRGYSPSVKKPVEKPPTVTQPEISTTAARPTEVRPTVEFEKLLPTTPVSMKMHDIDVTVLLRALAKAADQNIMINEKVKGKANINISKAPWDQVFKALLRTHGLTYSWEGDIIRIMTMEDMAQDLKRESQKQGFRLVAQPMTQVVKINYSEAVKLKANLEKFLTLNAEGKPIGSIMVDEHTNSLIIQAIQADIDAILPIIEKLDRPTHQILIEAHIVEATKDTARELGVQWGGLYKGGGNTWITSGANTSGVMGNTVGTAIDPTSGLVSNFPAAEITGSLPMTIGYVTQSIGSYILNVQLSALQKDNKINILSSPSITTLDNQKAIIESGTDSPYQSIQDNTVKVEYKKATLSLEVTPHVIDGKMLKLQIKTNKDEILKEGTIGPTISTKMAETNILLFDGQTTVIGGLTKEKTDKTETGVPSLKDIPLLGWLFKSDSDKGAMEDLLIFITPHILKEQPFEAIQPKPAEQKPPAIKPEVVPQ
- a CDS encoding response regulator, translating into MKDGRKTRVYLTDQFVLTGFGLAAMYWVLDSFLYIFLSYDANFFHRLTGVDISGVWTRLIVCCLFIIFGSHAQYTFNQRKKVEEALTDSEEKYRTIVESLEDGYYEIDLSGNFKFFNDAMCSIMGYERDAMEGINIKRFADEENAKKIFDMFNNVLNTDKSIKAFDSTIIRKDGTIRVVESSVSLIKDTKYQSTGFRGIIRDVTERKQAEALTQEKIAAEAASRSKSEFLANMSHEIRTPLNSITGLTELVLDTKLSSDQREDLEVVKAASFSLLSVINDILDFSKIEAGRLELDEIPFELRDFLGESIRILGIRAHEKGVELAYRVAPDVPDRFLGDPARFRQVLLNLAGNAIKFTDHGEVVVSVTKEQLSETGAILHFSVRDTGIGIPKDKHTSIFQAFQQADGSTSRRFGGTGLGLAVSSQLVELMGGRIWLESEPGKGSNFHYTARFKLDPEAEDVMPLQPDFDVSGMRVLVVDDNSTHLEIIRELLESWNMSPTTAADAKSAQRILSVSGSTVPPFKVAVIDADMPESDGFKLAIGINKQASLGLPIIMMLTHSSLRSHPDLKGIGVKATVTKPVRSSDLLDAIKTAFHTGESRQEITPKVLKPLMQFDKQPLRILVVEDTPFNQKFIQRLLNRWGHQAVIVENGIKAVEAVTKQSFDIILMDVQMPKMDGFEATAEIRKLEAQTGNHIPIIAMTAHAMKGDRERCLAAGMDDYISKPISSDALQNMIAELVPAAKASPKPPPKSAPKGTPAVIDEKTLLNAFDNDWVFFREAVGMFLNDFPQMLSNIGAAVKANDAKELRMTAHALKGMVGNFQAKTTALAALALEEMGRNQDFKGVEEAFEKLSGEMEDLKQTLITIAKEENH
- a CDS encoding ABC transporter ATP-binding protein, whose product is MSTITKSVSETIAPVAVAVENVSKIYPGGVEALSNMTLQFPKGELTSVLGPSGCGKTTLLKIIAGLLPANSGTVTVNGKPVTGPGPERAFVFQDFALMPWASVIRNVAFGLELRGVDKSERMAMAEKQIESVGLKGFENHYPHQLSGGMRQRVGLARALAVDADILLMDEPFSAVDEQTRRKFQEDLLGVVQNEKKTFIFVTHSIEEAVYLSDSIALLLPRPSRVSEIIKPDIRRDIDPDAIRSDPVYLDTVERIWQGLRRYIE
- a CDS encoding ABC transporter permease subunit, translated to MKLFGIKLPMMASLVIWAIVWELIGRFDLSILLPPLSLILIRMVEIIPTAIFFKAFWITAKCFLIGSAIAVVAGIPIGVLMGRSIIADRMLLPWVNMFLSAPLTALVPVLMTLFGFGEKTIILTTVLFAIWIIVLDARAGVKGISLSLVEMAHSYGANNWQSFSKIYVWAALPEILAGIRLGFIRAIKGVIIGQLLVSIVGFGRLFELYSSNFLMEHMWAMLLVLFFFAFLIAEGMGAIERKFSYYAASR